The following are from one region of the Aspergillus luchuensis IFO 4308 DNA, chromosome 4, nearly complete sequence genome:
- a CDS encoding terpene synthase family protein (COG:S;~EggNog:ENOG410PJTY;~InterPro:IPR008949,IPR034686;~PFAM:PF19086;~SMCOG1052:Terpene synthase/cyclase metal-binding domain protein;~antiSMASH:Cluster_4.10), translating to MDWDAGNVVEVKLPPLFVNFAARKAPINQHYQALREESEQWLIKTCKFDTNMASFVHKTDFGYFVAIVAPDAEEDELRIMFDWGNWVFPFDDAFDNGELKVDLDGVRRMMDELLTVMNNETTFRPADPLVVAFKSIWDRLSESNCSAGTLQRFARSMQDYAESCIQQVIMQTRFQGSETLSVDEFIAMRRGSIATTPLFALFEYAYGLNIPDEVFECSSIKELERVSTEVTVIQNDIVSYRKEQLLDENSNLIKIYLRDGFSVQAAFHEAGKLLATCYRDWYLALADLPSWGEDVDAQVQTYIEGLQNVVLANIHWSFRAERYWKSNAEIQKERTIEVRLT from the exons ATGGATTGGGACGCTGGCAATGTCGTCGAGGTGAAATTACCTCCACTATTTGTCAACTTCGCTGCGCGAAAGGCTCCAATAAACCAACATTACCAAGCCCTGAGAGAAGAGTCAGAGCAGTGGCTCATCAA GACCTGCAAGTTTGATACGAATATGGCAAGTTTCGTTCACAAGACCGACTTCGGATATTTCGTGGCTATCGTGGCTCCTGAtgcggaggaagatgagttGCGAATAATGTTCGACTGGGGGAACTGG GTCTTTCCCTTTGATGATG CTTTCGATAATGGAGAGTTGAAAGTGGATCTGGACGGCGTGcgaaggatgatggatgagctTTTGACTGTCATGAATAACGAGACAACCTTTAGACCAGCGGACCCccttgttgttgcttttaaGTCCATCTGGGACAGACTATCTGAA TCGAACTGTTCTGCCG GAACCCTTCAACGGTTTGCTAGATCAATGCAAGACTATGCCGAATCGTGTATTCAGCAAGTTATCATGCAGACTAGATTTCAGGGCAGCGAGACACTGTCAGTCGACGAGTTTATTGCAATGAGACGTGGGAGTATTGCAACAACGCCCCTATTTGCGCTGTTTGA ATACGCCTATGGGTTGAACATACCAGATGAAGTCTTTGAGTGTTCATCAATCAAAGAGCTGGAGAGAGTTAGCACTGAAGTGACAGTCAT CCAAAATGACATCGTTTCCTATCGGAAGGAGCAG CTCCTTGATGAGAATAGCAATTTGATCAAGATATATCTCCGGGACGGTTTCTCAGTTCAGGCTGCTTTTCATGAAGCTGGAAAGTTACTAGCTACCTGCTACCGTGACTGGTATTTGGCACTAGCCGACTTACCCAGTTGGGGCGAAGATGTCGACGCCCAGGTTCAGACGTATATTGAGGGGCTCCAGAATGTTGTTCTAGCTAATATTCACTGGAG TTTCCGAGCTGAACGGTATTGGAAATCGAATGCGGAGATACAGAAGGAGAGAACAATTGAAGTGCGACTGACATGA
- a CDS encoding scramblase family protein (COG:M;~EggNog:ENOG410PGQS;~InterPro:IPR005552;~PFAM:PF03803;~antiSMASH:Cluster_4.10;~go_function: GO:0017128 - phospholipid scramblase activity [Evidence IEA];~go_process: GO:0017121 - plasma membrane phospholipid scrambling [Evidence IEA]) produces MWSTLRTPPAQCLRAPGRAFASSLRGRSNPRGPRNSIRRPEPIRRGVPASRAPEPSNSETTSDNPETPAPQYDPSQNTLLAPVHIPEDPHGVIKETHPATGILANSGLVVQRQLELMNVMIGFEQANKYVIMDANGNHIGYMAEQEKGMVNMMARQSFRTHRSFVTHVFDRHENEVLRFHRPFSWINSRIRVYDPLDLAKGTYSTSTTFQTTSAGSLVQPTGDSNARVSSLGLDEMRVIGEAQQQWAPLRRKYNLFTYHHSPNPATEMETQKLPLSQMDMSNTQQMQLVKSSQSGQETGEYHQFAYVDEPFLSWDFGLRSADKQLIGSVNRDFAGFAREIFTDTGVYALRMDSASPSEEFLDKNRAATGMTFDQRAVMLATAVSIDFDYFSRHSNSGGFGFMPLWIPGFGGEAAAGGAAAGGAAAGEAGAVGEAAAGTLGRAGAAGGMADGAAAGAAGAGAMAGYDAMSRGMGGSQPAPDQQVAPVDQQPPTPGQTGPYGDVWGEEPENPWGKEPENTWGQEEDPWADEGDEGEGGDDFDWF; encoded by the exons ATGTGGAGTACGCTCCGAACACCACCGGCGCAGTGCCTTCGAGCCCCCGGTCGAGCTTTCGCCAGCTCACTTCGCGGTCGATCCAACCCCCGAGGCCCCCGAAACTCCATACGCAGGCCAGAGCCCATCAGAAGAGGCGTCCCAGCATCGCGAGCACCTGAACCCAGCAATTCAGAGACAACCTCCGACAACCCCGAAACCCCCGCCCCACAATATGACCCCTCCCAGAACACCCTCCTCGCTCCAGTCCACATCCCCGAAGACCCTCATGGCGTCATAAAAGAGACGCACCCGGCGACGGGAATCCTCGCCAACTCAGGTCTGGTGGTGCAGCGGCAGTTGGAGCTCATGAATGTGATGATTGGTTTTGAACAAGCCAACAAGTACGTCATCATGGATGCCAACGGTAATCATATCGGCTATATGGCGGAGCAGGAGAAAGGCATGGTGAACATGATGGCGCGACAATCGTTCCGAACGCATCGCAGTTTTGTGACGCATGTGTTTGACAGGCATGAGAATGAAGTGCTTCGG TTCCACCGTCCGTTCTCATGGATCAACTCCCGAATCCGCGTATATGATCCTCTCGACCTCGCAAAGGGTACCTATTCAACGTCCACCACATTCCAGACAACCTCTGCCGGATCTCTGGTTCAGCCTACAGGGGACTCAAATGCTCGGGTTTCATccttgggcttggatgaaatGCGGGTTATCGGAGAGGCCCAGCAACAATGGGCCCCGCTACGACGCAAATACAACCTCTTCACATATCACCACTCGCCAAATCCAGCGACAGAGATGGAAACACAGAAGCTACCACTTAGCCAGATGGATATGTCCAACACACAGCAAATGCAGTTGGTTAAATCATCTCAAAGTGGCCAGGAAACAGGCGAATACCACCAATTTGCATATGTGGACGAGCCCTTCTTGTCGTGGGATTTTGGCCTACGTTCCGCTGATAAACAGCTGATCGGCTCCGTGAATCGCGACTTTGCCGGGTTTGCCCGGGAAATCTTCACGGATACGGGTGTCTATGCACTCAGAATGGACTCTGCTTCCCCTAGCGAAGAGTTCCTCGACAAGAACCGTGCGGCTACTGGGATGACGTTCGACCAGCGTGCCGTGATGCTGGCAACCGCCGTGAGCATTGACTTTGACTACTTTAGTCGCCATAGCAACTCAGGAGGATTTGGTTTTATGCCCCTCTGGATCCCCGGGTTCGGTGGTGAGGCAGCTGCTGGGGGTGCTGCCGCCGGGGGCGCAGCAGCCGGTGAAGCAGGTGCCGTAGGAGAAGCGGCCGCGGGAACTCTTGGTCGCGCGGGGGCAGCCGGTGGAATGGCTGAtggtgcagcagctggagcagCAGGCGCGGGCGCAATGGCTGGCTACGACGCCATGTCCCGTGGTATGGGAGGCAGCCAGCCTGCTCCCGATCAGCAAGTAGCACCTGTAGATCAACAGCCACCGACGCCAGGCCAAACGGGTCCGTATGGAGatgtttggggggaggaaccTGAGAACCCGTGGGGAAAGGAGCCTGAGAACACATGGGGTCAGGAAGAGGACCCTTGGGCAGATGAAGGCGACGAGGGCGAGGGAGGCGATGATTTCGATTGGTTCTAA
- the UBC7 gene encoding E2 ubiquitin-conjugating protein UBC7 (COG:O;~EggNog:ENOG410PHRU;~InterPro:IPR016135,IPR023313,IPR000608;~PFAM:PF00179;~antiSMASH:Cluster_4.10): MSSVAQKRLFHEYKNLSTNPPEGITAGPVTEDDMFHWEALIQGPEGTPFEGGVFAAELKFPKDYPLSPPTMKFVGGGVWHPNVYPNGTVCISILHPPGDDPNHYEHASERWSPIQSVEKILISVMSMLAEPNDESPANVEAAKMWRERRGEYERKVRDEVRKGLGL, translated from the exons ATGTCCTCCGTCGCCCAGAAACGTCTCTTCCACGAATACAAAAACCTCTCTACGAACCCCCCCGAGGGCATCACCGCCGGCCCCGTCACCGAAGATGACATGTTCCACTGGGAAGCATTGATCCAGGGACCCGAAGGTACACCCTTTGAGGGCGGCGTGTTCGCGGCCGAGTTGAAGTTCCCGAAAGATTATCCGCTTAGTCCGCCGACGATGAAGtttgtgggtggtggggtttGGCATCCTAATG TCTACCCCAACGGAACCGTGtgcatctccatcctccatccccccGGTGACGACCCCAACCATTACGAACACGCTTCGGAGCGGTGGTCGCCTATTCAGAGCGTGGAGAAGATTCTCATCTCTGTTATGAGTATGTTGGCGGAGCCGAATGATGAATCTCCGGCGAATGTTGAGGCCGCGAAGATGTGGAGAGAGCGGAGGGGGGAGTATGAGCGGAAGGTGAGGGATGAGGTTCGGAAGGGATTGGGGTTGTGA
- a CDS encoding putative meiosis-specific topoisomerase Spo11 (COG:L;~EggNog:ENOG410PNMG;~InterPro:IPR002815,IPR013049,IPR036078,IPR034136;~PFAM:PF04406;~antiSMASH:Cluster_4.10;~go_component: GO:0005694 - chromosome [Evidence IEA];~go_function: GO:0003677 - DNA binding [Evidence IEA];~go_function: GO:0003824 - catalytic activity [Evidence IEA];~go_function: GO:0005524 - ATP binding [Evidence IEA];~go_function: GO:0016889 - endodeoxyribonuclease activity, producing 3'-phosphomonoesters [Evidence IEA];~go_process: GO:0006259 - DNA metabolic process [Evidence IEA]): MTESHLDDMEAEAFELPTNITTIPQTPVHSYIQETLAAILDEMSSPEGQPSITLRQRGKKFASLFINPQTQALETSEMQTYTTYRWPGRDGNEAWRFTVALRVLAAIAEAVQEGLVISKRDIYYSDPACFGTQRTVDTLVDDLAHTMGVDRAALYVEAAAKGLVVGYYRIITRMDAVVDARFSNQDTLVPRTQDIHEVDLADVAWVLVLEKEAVYRRLASSNYHIRSAAGKGILVTAKGYPDLNTRAFVRKLFDHSRQLTHKRPQFYALVDGDPDGMAIMATYKYGSVAFAHENRNLNVPGLHWLGLKIPDVVAGADPLEDNTLIRLTKRDRKKIVAMLSRNPIWAADGPEPEWRIELQRLLILNVKAETEILYDMEGGLSQWLDRKLSSR, translated from the exons ATGACGGAGTCACATCTGGATGACATGGAAGCAGAGGCGTTCGAACTACCAACAAACATCACTACAATTCCTCAAACACCAGTCCATAGCTACATTCAGGAGACGCTAGCAGCAATTCTGGATGAAATGTCCTCCCCTGAGGGCCAACCTTCCATTACCCTCAGACAGAGAGGCAAAAAGTTCGCCTCATTATTCATCAACCCACAAACACAAGCCCTGGAGACCTCAGAGATGCAGACATACACCACCTACAGATGGCCCGGCAGAGATGGGAACGAAGCTTGGAGATTCA CCGTCGCTTTACGAGTCCTCGCAGCCATTGCAGAGGCAGTTCAGGAGGGGTTGGTTATTTCCAAGAG AGACATATACTACAGCGACCCCGCCTGCTTTGGCACCCAGAGAACTGTCGATACCCTCGTTGATGACTTGGCTCACACAATGGGGGTAGATCGTGCTGCCTTATATGTG gaagcagcagcgaAAGGGCTCGTTGTGGGCTACTATCGGATAATCACTAGAATGGACGCAGTGGTGGATGCGCGTTTCTCAAACCAG GATACTCTAGTGCCTAGAACGCAAGACATTCACGAAGTCGATCTCGCAGATGTTGCGTGGGTATTGGTTCTAGAAAAGGAG GCCGTATATCGTCGACTCGCGAGCAGCAACTACCACATCAGATCTGCAGCAGGCAAGggcatcctcgtcacc GCAAAAGGATATCCTGACCTCAACACTCGGGCATTCGTCCGAAAGCTCTTCGACCACAGCCGTCAACTCACACACAAACGACCGCAGTTCTACGCCTTAGTTGACGGCGACCCAGACGGAatggccatcatggccacATACAAGTACGGTTCTGTGGCTTTTGCACATGAAAACCGGAACTTGAATGTCCCTGGCCTGCACTGGCTGGGACTGAAAATACCAGATGTGGTTGCAGGCGCTGATCCGCTAGAAGATAACACGCTAATCCGTCTCACAAAGAGAGATAGGAAGAAGATCGTCGCTATGCTGTCTAGGAATCCTATCTGGGCGGCCGATGGCCCGGAGCCGGAATGGCGAATAGAGCTGCAGCGGCTGCTCATCTTGAATGTCAAGGCAGAGACGGAGATCCTATATGACATGGAGGGAGGATTGTCCCAATGGTTGGATCGGAAGCTgagtagtaggtag